One window of Elaeis guineensis isolate ETL-2024a chromosome 11, EG11, whole genome shotgun sequence genomic DNA carries:
- the LOC105036148 gene encoding kiwellin-1-like, which translates to MARHILSLLLALLLASSGLATCFRFTSLAKACKPTGYLRGKAGKCNTKNQSECCKAEEKYPQYRCSPPVTEATHATMTINSFEEDGDGGGPSECDGKYHSDKKRIVALSTGWYKNGSRCGKKIRIHANGKSVLAKVVDECDSVNGCDTAHDFQPPCDNNIVDASRAVWKALKIPRSQIGNYSIAWTDA; encoded by the coding sequence ATGGCGAGGCATATACTGTCTCTACTTTTAGCACTTCTGCTTGCAAGTTCTGGTCTTGCCACTTGCTTTCGCTTCACCTCCCTCGCAAAAGCATGCAAACCTACTGGCTACCTTAGAGGCAAGGCCGGCAAGTGCAACACCAAGAACCAGTCCGAGTGTTGCAAGGCTGAAGAGAAGTACCCTCAGTACCGCTGCTCACCGCCGGTGACCGAAGCCACCCATGCAACGATGACCATCAATAGCTTTGAAGAAGATGGGGATGGTGGTGGACCTTCAGAGTGCGACGGTAAGTACCACAGTGATAAAAAGAGGATCGTGGCCCTCTCAACTGGATGGTACAAAAATGGTAGCCGATGCGGCAAAAAGATCAGGATCCATGCAAATGGTAAGTCTGTGCTGGCCAAAGTTGTTGATGAGTGTGATTCCGTGAATGGTTGCGACACCGCGCATGACTTCCAACCACCGTGTGATAACAATATAGTGGATGCATCAAGGGCGGTGTGGAAGGCTCTTAAGATCCCGCGTTCGCAGATTGGGAACTATAGCATTGCTTGGACCGATGCATGA